One window of the Micropterus dolomieu isolate WLL.071019.BEF.003 ecotype Adirondacks linkage group LG08, ASM2129224v1, whole genome shotgun sequence genome contains the following:
- the grip2a gene encoding LOW QUALITY PROTEIN: glutamate receptor-interacting protein 2a (The sequence of the model RefSeq protein was modified relative to this genomic sequence to represent the inferred CDS: substituted 1 base at 1 genomic stop codon), which produces MLCGLRRDTKNSIDEGPYSKGSKESGATDQSYSSQRRSFSEECRGVTTVDLMKREGSSLGLTISGGSDKDGKPRVSNLRPGGLAARSDQLNVGDYIKSVNGINLSKLRHDEIISLLKNIGERVVLEVEYELPPFGGXRSAEMNERVITKTIDVCLHKEGNSFGFVMRGGFHEDWRRSRPLVVTYVRPGGPADREGTLKAGDRVLSIDGMPLNREKHADALTMLMQSSQEALFLIEYDVSVMEAVQQASGPLLVEIVKGLSASLGISLTTTIYRSKQVIIIDKIKAASVVERCGALHAGDILLSIDGTGTEHCSLMEATQLLSSTSDVVKLEILPASQSRLPVRPQDTVKVQKSNHHHWDQSSTYCHPPHASHGKTWSSPSHPHNQQDHCKSLVSGGFSPSSTATSGFSSQGSNTLPCPIPPMAPNSPRSSTGKKRNRKKDHKSSLSLASSSVGPGGQVFHVETSEVVLRGDPLTGFGIQLQGGVFATETLSAPPVIRFIEPDSPAERCGLLQVGDRLLSINGIPTEDGTLEEAHQLLRDSALANKVTVEIEFDVAESVVPSSGTFHVKLPKRRGVELGITISASKKPGKPLIISDIRKGSIAHRTGTLEPGDRLLAIDSVRLENCTMEDAMHVLQQAEDMVKLRIQKDEDNIDELEMSGSIIYTVELKRYNGPLGITISGTEEPFDPIVISGLTKKGLAERTGAIHIGDRVLAINGVSLKGKPLSEAIHLLQMAGESVTLKIKKQADQSDGRQLRDREPAFLSDTEDELTDSQKTSKHSEVYSATVPSIDSAMSSWDSSGFDAGYGSQGTYLHKASDILLNPNEWRRTKHRSQTSSSSAGLVHHSALYDGRFTEDEWDNLPGYASPPRCHGTLNQEDSFWSRALQDLETCGQSEILRELEASMTGSALSLYLEETKNNEDSVFQSEISPIKRGGIHGEPKNKSNLNMSSGARDVPSRGKGDPSDILSPTALALHKVTMRKDHESHDFGFSVSDGLLEKGVYVNMIRPDGPADQAGLRPFDRILQVNRVRTRDLDCCLTVPLIMEAGDSLDLVISRNPLAAADTGLPDNCDDPSNSLFCFPERRTNGIAL; this is translated from the exons ATGAAGGACCATACTCAAAGGGGAGCAAGGAGTCCGGGGCAACTGACCAATCGTATTCGTCCCAGAGGCGAAGCTTTTCAG aGGAGTGCCGAGGAGTGACCACAGTGGACCTGATGAAAAGGGAAGGCAGCAGCCTCGGCCTCACCATCTCCGGAGGGTCTGATAAGGACGGCAAGCCCAGAGTGTCAAACCTACGGCCAGGTGGGCTAGCTGCCAG GAGTGACCAGCTGAATGTAGGAGACTACATCAAGTCAGTGAATGGTATCAACCTGTCAAAGCTTCGCCACGATGAGATTATTAGCCTGCTGAAGAACATTGGGGAGCGAGTGGTTCTGGAGGTGGAGTACGAGCTGCCTCCATTCGGTGGGTGACGTTCTGCTGAGATGAATGAAA GAGTCATAACCAAAACCATAGATGTGTGTTTACACAAGGAGGGAAACAGCTTTGGGTTTGTCATGAGAG gaGGCTTCCACGAGGACTGGCGCAGGTCTCGTCCTCTGGTGGTTACATATGTCAGGCCAGGCGGTCCGGCCGACAG agAGGGAACTTTGAAGGCCGGAGATCGAGTATTGAGCATAGACGGTATGCCTTTAAACAGAGAGAAGCACGCTGACGCTCTGACCATGCTGATGCAGAGCAGCCAGGAAGCTCTGTTCTTGATTGAGTATGACGTCTCTGTCATgg AGGCTGTGCAGCAAGCCTCAGGCCCTCTGCTGGTGGAGATAGTGAAAGGTCTCTCGGCCAGCCTGGGGATCAGCCTCACCACAACAATATACAGGAGTAAAcaagttattattattgacaaGATAAAGGCAGCCAGTGTGGTGGAAAG gTGTGGAGCGCTGCATGCAGGTGACATCCTCCTATCTATAGATGGGACTGGCACAGAGCACTGCTCCCTGATGGAGGCCACGCAGCTACTTTCCAGCACCTCTGATGTTGTAAAACTGGAGATTCTCCCAGCCAGTCAGAGCAGACTTCCTGTCAGACCCCAAGACACCG TAAAAGTGCAGAAGAGCAACCATCATCACTGGGACCAAAGCAGCACCTACTGCCATCCCCCACATGCCAGCCACGGCAAGACATGGAGCAGCCCAAGCCACCCACACAACCAGCAGGACCACTGCAAAT CTCTGGTGAGTGGTGGCTTCTCCCCTTCCTCCACAGCCACCTCAGGCTTTAGCAGCCAGGGTAGCAACACGCTGCCCTGCCCCATCCCTCCGATGGCTCCCAACAGCCCTCGCAGCTCAACTGGCAAGAAGAGGAACCGGAAGAAGGACCACAAGAGCTCAC TATCTCTGGCGTCCAGTtctgtgggcccaggggggcaGGTTTTTCATGTGGAAACAAGTGAGGTCGTCCTGAGGGGGGATCCGCTCACAGGTTTTGGGATCCAGCTGCAGGGGGGTGTCTTTGCCACAGAAACCCTCTCCGCTCCCCCAGTCATCCGCTTCATTGAGCCTGACAGCCCAGCTGAGAG GTGTGGGCTGCTGCAGGTTGGGGACAGGCTGTTGTCCATTAATGGAATCCCGACTGAAGATGGCACTTTGGAGGAAGCCCATCAGCTGCTCAGAGACTCCGCTCTGGCCAATAAGGTCACAGTGGAGATTGAGTTTGATGTTGCAG AGTCGGTGGTTCCGAGCAGTGGCACCTTCCACGTTAAACTACCTAAGAGGCGAGGAGTGGAGCTGGGCATCACCATCAGCG CAAGTAAGAAACCTGGCAAGCCCCTGATCATCTCTGACATCAGAAAAGGAAGCATAGCCCACag AACAGGCACTCTAGAGCCTGGAGACAGGCTGCTGGCCATAGACAGCGTGCGTCTGGAGAACTGCACCATGGAGGACGCCATGCACGTCCTGCAGCAGGCCGAGGACATGGTTAAACTTCGAATCCAGAAAGATGAGGACAACATTG ATGAGTTGGAGATGTCCGGCTCTATAATCTACACAGTTGAGCTGAAGAGATATAACGGACCACTGGGCATCACGATTTCTGGCACAGAGGAGCCCTTTGACCCCATCGTCATTTCTGGCCTCACCAAAAAAGGCCTGGCAGAAAG AACCGGGGCCATCCACATAGGGGACCGAGTCTTGGCCATCAATGGGGTCAGTCTGAAAGGAAAGCCATTGAGCGAGGCCATCCATCTCCTGCAGATGGCCGGGGAGTCCGTCACCCTCAAGATCAAAAAGCAAGCCGACC AGTCTGATGGCCGGCAGCTTCGGGACAGAGAACCTGCGTTTTTAAGTGACACAGAAGATGAACTGACAGACTCCCAGAAGACCAGTAAACACTCAGAGGTCTACTCTGCCACTGTGCCCAGTATAGACTCTGCAATGAGCTCTTGGGATAGCTCAGGGTTTGACGCAGGCTATGGTAGCCAAG GGACATATCTTCATAAAGCATCCGATATATTGCTTAATCCCAATGAGTGGCGACGTACAAAGCACAGGAGCCAAACCAGTTCCAGCTCTGCAGGCCTAGTCCACCACTCGGCGCTGTATGATGGGAGATTCACTGAGGATGAATGGGACAACCTACCTGG ATACGCCAGCCCCCCTCGTTGCCATGGCACCCTGAACCAGGAGGACAGCTTCTGGTCCCGGGCTCTGCAGGACCTCGAAACCTGCGGCCAGTCGGAGATTCTCAGGGAGCTGGAG GCATCCATGACAGGTAGCGCTCTTAGTCTGTACCTAGAGGAGACCAAGAACAACGAGGACTCAGTGTTTCAGTCTGAAATTAGTCCCATTAAGAGGGGAGGAATCCATGGCGAGCCTAAGAACAAAAGCAACCTGAACATGTCATCTGGAGCCAGAGACGTACCATCCCGGGGCAAAGGGGACCCCTCAGATATTTTGTCCCCTACCGCCCTGGCACTGCACAAG GTGACTATGAGGAAGGACCATGAGAGCCATGACTTTGGTTTCAGTGTATCCGACGGGCTCCTGGAGAAAGGAGTTTATGTCAACATGATCCGCCCGGATGGCCCTGCTGACCAGGCAGGGTTAAGACCTTTTGACCGAATTCTTCAG GTGAACCGTGTCAGGACCAGGGACTTGGACTGTTGTCTAACTGTGCCCCTAATTATGGAGGCAGGAGACAGCCTGGACTTGGTCATTAGCAGGAATCCACTGGCGGCAGCAGACACTGGGCTGCCCGACAACTGTGACGACCCCTCAAACTCACTCTTCTGCTTTCCTGAGCGCAGGACCAACGGCATCGCCCTGTGA